From the Candidatus Thioglobus sp. genome, the window AGAATTTTCTGATATTGGATGATGTTGCTCGGTTGCCAGAAAAGCTTCCAGAGTTATATTTATCGTTAACAAAATAAACATTTAAGTAAAAAAATATCTGGTTTTTAATATAAATTAATTTAAAGGAAGAGAAATGATAGACATAAGTAAATATATGATAACCGAAGAGCCTTATTATCATAAAGTTGGGCAAGAAGTTGAGCGTTATGAAGCGGCGTATTCTGCCAGAATGCCTGTTCTGATTAAGGGTCCAACAGGTTGTGGTAAGTCAAGATTTGTTGAATATATGGCTTGGAAGCTGCAAAAACCTTTGATCAGCGTTGCATGTAATGAAGATATGACCGCATCAGATTTAGTAGGGCGTTTTCTTCTTGATGCTAATGGTACGCAGTGGCAAGATGGTCCATTAACTATCGCGGCACGTATTGGTGCTATTTGTTACCTTGATGAAATTGTTGAAGCGCGCCAAGATACAACGGTTGTTATCCACCCTTTGACTGATCATCGTCGTCAATTACCGCTTGAGAAAAAAGGTGAGCAAGTTGATGCGCATCCAGATTTTCAAATGGTTATTTCATACAATCCAGGCTACCAATCAATGATGAAAGATTTAAAACAATCTACTAAACAACGTTTTGGTGGAATGTCTTTTGATTACCCGCCTAGTGAAATGGAGGTTTCTATTGTTGCACATGAAACTGGAATTGACAAAGAAACAGCTGAAAAATTAGTGCAGGTGGCACAACGTTCACGTAATTTAAAAGGCCATGGGCTTGATGAAGGTATGTCTACTCGTTTATTGATTTATGCAGGTCAGTTGATTTCTAAAGGTATTAAGCCAGCTGATGCTTGTCATATGGCACTTGTTGAGCCTTTAACTGATGATATTGATATGAGAGATACGCTCAATGCTGCTGTGGGAACTTTTTTTGCCTAGTGAATATAATACAAAATTATAGGTAGTTTGAAAAATGGATAAGTTTTATGGATGAAAATAATAAAATATTAACAGATAGTCACTCCCCAGAGAATCATGGATCTGCGGCATTCAGAAAAGAGTATGCTTTGGCAGATCTACAAGCTGGCGTTGTTACTGCAACTATGGCCATTCCGCTTTCGATCGGTATTGCGTTAATGTCAGACTACCCAATTCAAGTGGGCTTGGCTACCGTGGCCTTTGCTTCTCTAGTTGGGTTTTTATTTGCTTGGTTTCGTCCTGGAAACTATATCGGTGCGCCAGGAATTGCTGCAGGTTTGGCACCAATTCTTGCCTTAGGTGTTGTAGAGTTTGGCATACAAAATATGGCATTTATTATCTTTTTAACTTCCACTTTCCAAGCTATTATCTGGAAGTTTAATTGGCAAAGGTATCTATTAGTTGCTGTCCCAACCTATTTGGTGGAAGGCTTATTGGCT encodes:
- a CDS encoding CbbQ/NirQ/NorQ/GpvN family protein, with the protein product MIDISKYMITEEPYYHKVGQEVERYEAAYSARMPVLIKGPTGCGKSRFVEYMAWKLQKPLISVACNEDMTASDLVGRFLLDANGTQWQDGPLTIAARIGAICYLDEIVEARQDTTVVIHPLTDHRRQLPLEKKGEQVDAHPDFQMVISYNPGYQSMMKDLKQSTKQRFGGMSFDYPPSEMEVSIVAHETGIDKETAEKLVQVAQRSRNLKGHGLDEGMSTRLLIYAGQLISKGIKPADACHMALVEPLTDDIDMRDTLNAAVGTFFA